One stretch of Janibacter limosus DNA includes these proteins:
- the gmk gene encoding guanylate kinase: MSSPRLTVLAGPTAVGKGTVAAWIRHNHPEVWLSVSATTRPPRPGEEDGVHYHFMSGDEFADKVASGEMLEWAVVHGRASYGTPRRPVEEALAAGKLPLLEIDLQGARQVRASMPQACFVFLAPPSWDELVDRLVGRGTETAEERAVRLETAKVELAAQNEFDRVVVNDDIRRAAEELVSLMKSH; the protein is encoded by the coding sequence ATGAGCTCACCCCGACTGACCGTGCTGGCCGGTCCCACCGCCGTGGGCAAGGGCACCGTGGCCGCGTGGATCCGCCACAACCACCCGGAGGTCTGGCTCTCCGTCTCCGCGACGACGCGCCCGCCGCGCCCGGGCGAGGAGGACGGAGTCCACTACCACTTCATGTCCGGGGACGAGTTCGCCGACAAGGTCGCCTCGGGGGAGATGCTCGAGTGGGCGGTCGTCCACGGCCGCGCGTCCTACGGCACCCCGCGCCGCCCGGTCGAGGAGGCGCTGGCGGCCGGCAAGCTGCCCCTGCTCGAGATCGACCTGCAGGGAGCCCGTCAGGTGCGCGCGTCGATGCCGCAGGCCTGCTTCGTCTTCCTGGCGCCTCCCTCGTGGGACGAGCTGGTCGACCGACTGGTGGGCCGTGGCACCGAGACGGCGGAGGAGCGCGCCGTGCGCCTCGAGACCGCCAAGGTCGAGCTGGCCGCCCAGAACGAGTTCGACCGGGTGGTCGTCAACGACGACATTCGTCGTGCGGCCGAAGAACTCGTATCATTGATGAAATCCCACTGA
- the rpoZ gene encoding DNA-directed RNA polymerase subunit omega, with the protein MSGTKANPIGITNPPIDDLLTKADSKYALVIYGAKRARQINAYYSQLQEGLLEYIGPLVDAQVHDKPLSIALREINEGLLTKEASASDDGTAAPAAPAPADEV; encoded by the coding sequence GTGTCCGGCACCAAGGCAAACCCCATCGGCATCACCAACCCGCCGATCGACGACCTCCTGACCAAGGCCGACAGCAAGTACGCGTTGGTCATCTACGGCGCCAAGCGTGCCCGTCAGATCAACGCGTACTACTCGCAGCTGCAGGAGGGCCTCCTCGAGTACATCGGCCCGCTGGTCGACGCCCAGGTCCACGACAAGCCGCTGTCGATCGCCCTTCGCGAGATCAACGAGGGTCTGCTGACCAAGGAGGCCAGCGCCTCCGACGACGGCACCGCTGCCCCCGCGGCACCGGCCCCCGCCGACGAGGTCTGA
- the metK gene encoding methionine adenosyltransferase has translation MSGRLFTSESVTEGHPDKICDQISDSILDAMLEQDPRSRVAVETMVTTGLVHVAGEVTTESYVEIPKLVRKVIADGVGYDSSDKGFDGRTCGVSISIGQQSPDIAQGVDTAYENRTGGVDPKDKQGAGDQGLMFGYACEDTPELMPLPIFLAHRLSQRLTEVRKSGELDYLRPDGKTQVTIDYDGDRAVRLDTVVLSTQHSAEIDHERQLPQDIQKHVFEPVMAALKDSGVELDTSDYRSLINPTGKFVIGGPMGDAGLTGRKIIVDTYGGMARHGGGAFSGKDPSKVDRSAAYAMRWVAKNVVAAGLAGRCEVQVAYAIGAAQPVGLYIETFGTEKVAVDKIQGAVDSVFDLRPLAIVEELDLLRPIYAPTAAYGHFGRTEAAGYDNAFPWEQTNKVEALRAAAGA, from the coding sequence GTGTCCGGACGTCTCTTCACCTCCGAGTCGGTGACCGAGGGTCACCCTGACAAGATCTGCGATCAGATCTCCGACTCGATCCTCGACGCCATGCTCGAGCAGGACCCGCGCAGCCGGGTCGCCGTCGAGACCATGGTGACGACCGGTCTGGTGCACGTCGCCGGCGAGGTCACGACCGAGTCCTACGTCGAGATCCCCAAGCTCGTGCGCAAGGTCATCGCCGACGGCGTCGGCTACGACTCCTCCGACAAGGGCTTCGACGGCCGCACCTGCGGCGTCTCGATCTCCATCGGCCAGCAGAGCCCCGACATCGCCCAGGGCGTCGACACCGCCTACGAGAACCGCACGGGTGGCGTCGACCCCAAGGACAAGCAGGGTGCGGGCGACCAGGGCCTGATGTTCGGCTACGCCTGCGAGGACACCCCCGAGCTGATGCCGCTGCCGATCTTCCTGGCGCACCGGCTCTCCCAGCGGCTGACCGAGGTCCGCAAGTCCGGCGAGCTGGACTACCTGCGGCCCGACGGCAAGACGCAGGTGACGATCGACTACGACGGTGACCGGGCCGTGCGCCTCGACACCGTCGTGCTGTCCACCCAGCACTCCGCCGAGATCGACCACGAGCGCCAGCTGCCCCAGGACATCCAGAAGCACGTCTTCGAGCCGGTCATGGCCGCGCTCAAGGACTCGGGCGTCGAGCTCGACACGTCGGACTACCGCAGCCTGATCAACCCCACCGGCAAGTTCGTCATCGGTGGGCCCATGGGCGACGCCGGGCTGACCGGCCGCAAGATCATCGTCGACACCTACGGCGGCATGGCCCGTCACGGTGGCGGTGCCTTCTCCGGCAAGGACCCGTCCAAGGTCGACCGCTCCGCTGCCTACGCCATGCGCTGGGTCGCCAAGAACGTCGTCGCCGCCGGCCTCGCCGGTCGCTGCGAGGTCCAGGTCGCGTACGCGATCGGCGCCGCGCAGCCCGTGGGCCTGTACATCGAGACCTTCGGCACCGAGAAGGTCGCGGTCGACAAGATCCAGGGCGCCGTCGACAGCGTCTTCGACCTGCGGCCCCTGGCCATCGTCGAGGAGCTGGACCTGCTCCGTCCGATCTACGCCCCGACCGCCGCGTACGGCCACTTCGGACGCACCGAGGCGGCCGGGTACGACAACGCCTTCCCGTGGGAGCAGACCAACAAGGTCGAGGCGCTGCGGGCCGCTGCCGGCGCCTGA
- the coaBC gene encoding bifunctional phosphopantothenoylcysteine decarboxylase/phosphopantothenate--cysteine ligase CoaBC: MRIVLGVGGGIAAYKAALLLRLFTEGGHQVTVVPTEAALKFVGAPTWEALSGHPVQTDVWSNITDVPHVRIGQQADLVVVAPTTADLLAKAAHGLAGDLLTNVLLTARCPVVLAPAMHTEMWDHPATVANVATLRGRGVSVVEPESGRLTGADTGPGRLPDPEAIHAAAMAALEASTGVAQVPADLAGRRVLISTGGTREPLDPVRYLGNRSSGKQGVALAETAVARGAHVTLVAANVDLPMPEGVDVVRVGTARELQQEITSRTAEHDVVVMVAAVADFRPAEYADSKIKKTHDPGDPDAAPTITLVRNPDILAGIVADRGAATTPLIVGFAAETGDATGSVLDLARAKLARKGCDLLVVNEVGVDKTFGLDETSVHVLTRGSEAVTDLGPASKSEVSHGIWDVVARSLTVD; encoded by the coding sequence GTGCGCATCGTCCTCGGTGTCGGCGGCGGCATCGCCGCCTACAAGGCAGCCCTCCTGCTGCGCCTCTTCACCGAGGGCGGGCACCAGGTCACGGTCGTCCCGACCGAGGCCGCGCTGAAGTTCGTCGGTGCCCCGACGTGGGAGGCCCTGTCCGGCCACCCCGTCCAGACCGACGTCTGGAGCAACATCACCGATGTGCCGCACGTGCGCATCGGCCAGCAAGCAGATCTCGTCGTCGTCGCGCCGACGACTGCTGACCTGCTGGCCAAGGCGGCCCACGGGCTGGCCGGCGACCTGCTGACCAATGTGCTGCTGACCGCACGCTGCCCGGTCGTGCTGGCGCCGGCGATGCACACCGAGATGTGGGACCACCCCGCCACCGTCGCCAATGTCGCGACGCTGCGCGGGCGAGGCGTGAGCGTCGTCGAGCCCGAGTCCGGTCGCCTCACCGGCGCCGACACCGGGCCGGGGCGCCTGCCCGACCCCGAGGCGATCCACGCCGCGGCCATGGCTGCGCTGGAGGCGAGCACGGGTGTCGCGCAGGTCCCTGCCGACCTCGCCGGACGTCGCGTGCTGATCAGCACCGGTGGCACCCGCGAGCCGCTCGACCCGGTGCGCTACCTGGGCAACCGATCGTCGGGCAAGCAGGGCGTGGCCCTGGCCGAGACCGCGGTCGCGCGCGGCGCGCACGTGACCCTCGTCGCGGCCAATGTCGACCTGCCGATGCCCGAGGGCGTCGACGTCGTCCGCGTCGGGACCGCGCGCGAGCTGCAGCAGGAGATCACCTCCCGGACGGCCGAGCACGACGTCGTCGTCATGGTCGCCGCGGTCGCCGACTTCCGCCCCGCGGAGTACGCCGACAGCAAGATCAAGAAGACGCACGACCCGGGGGACCCCGATGCCGCGCCCACCATCACGCTGGTGCGCAACCCGGACATCCTCGCCGGCATCGTCGCCGACCGCGGTGCGGCCACGACGCCCTTGATCGTCGGCTTCGCGGCAGAGACGGGCGACGCGACGGGGTCGGTCCTCGACCTGGCCCGGGCCAAGCTGGCCCGCAAGGGCTGCGACCTGCTCGTGGTCAACGAGGTGGGCGTCGACAAGACCTTCGGCCTGGACGAGACCTCCGTGCACGTGCTCACCCGCGGCAGCGAGGCGGTGACCGACCTCGGCCCGGCCAGCAAGTCCGAGGTCTCGCACGGCATCTGGGACGTCGTCGCGAGATCGCTCACCGTCGACTGA
- the mihF gene encoding integration host factor, actinobacterial type: protein MPTPVPTLSPQQRAAALTRASQARAVRADLRQRLKSRALGLPEVLEAGRTDPVVARMRVVTVLESMPGVGPATAVSIMQELGIAASRRIRGLGPHQRTALLERFTRV, encoded by the coding sequence GTGCCAACGCCCGTGCCGACGCTCAGCCCGCAGCAGCGGGCGGCAGCGCTGACCCGGGCCTCGCAGGCACGAGCGGTCCGGGCGGACCTGCGGCAGCGACTGAAGAGTCGGGCCCTTGGACTTCCGGAGGTCCTGGAGGCCGGCCGCACCGATCCCGTCGTCGCGCGGATGCGCGTGGTGACGGTGCTCGAGTCGATGCCGGGTGTGGGCCCCGCGACCGCAGTAAGCATCATGCAAGAGTTGGGGATCGCGGCATCGCGTCGCATCCGTGGACTGGGTCCGCACCAACGCACCGCACTCCTCGAGAGGTTCACCCGGGTATGA